A genomic stretch from Aedes albopictus strain Foshan chromosome 2, AalbF5, whole genome shotgun sequence includes:
- the LOC109431741 gene encoding protein artichoke-like, whose translation MFLLRFLLLGFFGGSLAVIYDCNHFLNGVYTIRYCALSNVTVTHDAEEVVFRSEYPRPYYFEFSESKLTEIPRVMFTSFPEMQNLDVTRCQVENINKYTFEQAKELRYLNMSGNQLSMLNNFVFKGCDKLVRLDVSSNRISEVKEKALHDLPKIDHLDLSGNLLKQLDAGLFSKLTLLSYLSLANNRISEIHDRLLENCTMIAYLDLRGNRIYSLSDTFLSSLTYLRILVLDENRLTSLVIPHQLTKLFASKNNISSIYAESAEKSQLYSMSLSKNNLKDIRNITILETLTILDLSFNPIGPLHLTTFLKLKKLIDLNLEATQLQTVEHGTFTQQSKLRRLDLSYNLLQKLDISVLVPTPNLETLFIDGNGLQEFSYENMQELFPNLTYLGLFANSWNCSYLTNLVRFCNRNKIAIGTTKNYGEITHMTNVQGIYCANSDKDRIQFQPSLAVSHLDENFFREEDTQLKLIVANVTSTEFEYKLMVELLDMIRNVNASNADRLDEVRKIALGHERGCDASHAIGFQVFIMLILTVILVMNVGFLLYVHYNANARRAIDRMIIFKRGETASIQTQMEDF comes from the exons ATGTTTTTGCTCAG GTTTTTACTTCTTGGGTTCTTCGGAGGATCTTTGGCAGTCATCTACGATTGCAATCATTTCTTGAACGGAGTGTACACCATCCGATATTGCGCGTTGAGCAACGTCACCGTTACCCATGATGCGGAAGAGGTCGTATTCCGATCTGAATATCCAAGGCCATACTATTTCGAGTTTTCCGAATCGAAGCTCACGGAAATTCCTCGAGTGATGTTTACCTCGTTTCCAGAGATGCAAAATCTGGACGTGACTCGATGTCAGGTGGAGAACATCAACAAGTACACCTTCGAGCAGGCAAAGGAGCTTCGGTATTTGAATATGTCCGGGAATCAACTGAGCATGCTGAACAACTTTGTGTTCAAGGGCTGTGATAAACTGGTGCGGTTGGACGTGTCGAGCAATCGGATTTCGGAAGTGAAGGAGAAGGCTCTGCATGATTTGCCAAAAATTGATCACTTGGATTTGTCTGGAAATTTGTTGAAACAGCTAGATGCGGGATTGTTTTCGAAACTGACTCTGTTATCGTATCTTTCGCTGGCCAATAACAGGATCTCCGAAATACACGATCGTTTGCTTGAAAACTGTACTATGATCGCCTATTTGGATCTGAGAGGGAATCGTATCTACAGTTTAAGTGACACTTTTCTCAGCAGTCTTACCTACTTGCGGATACTCGTATTAGATGAGAACAGGCTTACCTCTTTGGTGATACCTCATCAACTGACAAAGCTGTTTGCATCCAAGAATAACATTTCTTCGATTTATGCTGAAAGTGCAGAAAAATCCCAACTCTACTCAATGAGTTTGTCGAAGAACAACTTAAAGGACATCCGTAACATCACCATCTTGGAAACGCTAACTATATTGGATCTCTCGTTCAATCCAATTGGACCGCTTCACTTGACAACATTCTTGAAACTCAAGAAACTAATCGATCTCAACCTAGAAGCAACCCAGCTTCAAACCGTCGAACACGGGACATTCACACAGCAATCCAAACTGCGTCGATTGGACTTGTCCTACAACCTTCTGCAGAAGTTGGACATCTCAGTCCTAGTACCCACTCCCAATCTGGAAACACTCTTTATTGATGGGAACGGTCTTCAGGAGTTTAGCTATGAAAACATGCAGGAGTTATTCCCGAATTTGACGTATCTAGGACTTTTTGCCAACTCCTGGAACTGCTCATACCTAACGAACTTGGTACGATTCTGCAATCGCAATAAAATAGCGATAGGCACTACGAAAAATTACGGAGAAATTACTCATATGACCAATGTTCAAGGAATTTACTGTGCCAATTCTGATAAAGATCGTATCCAGTTTCAACCAAGCCTGGCCGTCAGCCATCTGGacgagaatttcttccgggaagaAGACACCCAGCTGAAACTGATAGTGGCCAACGTGACTTCAACTGAGTTCGAATATAAGCTAATGGTGGAGCTGTTGGATATGATAAGAAATGTGAACGCCTCCAACGCTGATCGGCTGGACGAAGTGAGAAAAATTGCACTGGGTCATGAGAGGGGTTGTGATGCAAGCCATGCTATTGGCTTCCAAGTGTTTATAATGTTGATCTTAACGGTAATACTGGTAATGAATGTTGGCTTTCTGCTGTACGTCCACTACAACGCCAATGCACGACGGGCTATTGATAGAATGATTATTTTTAAACGAGGCGAAACAGCTTCAATACAAACACAAATGGAAGACTTCTAA